The sequence GTTGATAGCATAGTAACCTGATGGAGAATAGCGATACCTCTCCTTCGATTGCACTTGAATAACAACACAGAAAGCAAATGATGGAAGAAGTTTCCGACTGACCGAGAATGATATGGAACTTCCACCAATTTGATGGTTGAACCATTTTGGAATCTTACTTCCTTGAATTAACACTTCTCCatcaattttaaatgaaaaccCCTTTTTATGAGGAAAGTCAGTTTCAGATGCATAGTCCCGGTGCGATGATCCCCTTGGACATACAATATTCCGTGGAAGCCCTACCTTTTCTGCGAACTGCATGCATTTAGCAAATTAAAGAAACCACAGTTTAGCAAATCTAGTAATATATTTGGGAAAGTTAACCAAAATTGAATGTTTGAGAGAGATGAACCTGTCTCAATAATCTTCTGCTTGATTGTGAATCCAACGATTTGCATCCTGTTACTTCTACTCTATCCATACATGATGGAAGTCTTGGAATTTTCTGAAGATTACAGCAATTGCTAATATAAAGGCTCGTTAATTGAGGAAATCTGCTAGAGATGTCGGGGAGGGTAGTAATGTTGCTGTCCATAACCCCTATCACTTCCAATTTAGGGAAGCAATCAGGAATATCCAGGTTCTTTGGAAAATATTCAAAATGAATCATACAGAGGAAATTAAGATTTGGTAATGTAGAGAAGCAGCTTGGAAGATCATTAAGATATTTAGTACCGATGATTAAATCTTGAAGGCTAGTGAGATTTCCAATTGACGGAGGCAGAGCTAATCTTTCCGTACTTTGCCCAATATTGGGAAACTTCCAAAGACTTTCACAGCCTGGGAGataaaagaattgaagagaTTTCAACTTGAGATTCCTCGGAatcattttaagatttttaCAGTTAGCGAGACTCCAAAATTCAAGCGCTTCAAGAAGTCCAACAGACTGATGAATCTCAACTAAATTTTCACATCTATCAAGTTCTAGCCGCTTTATGTTTGGGGCAATCACCGATAAGTCAGGTAATTTGGTAATGTTTTGACAGTCACTGAAATCCATATATTTCAAAGCTGTGAGCCGGCACCTCTGTagaggatggaaaaaaaatcaataaatatagcataaaaatataataatttataaatagtaatggTCATACCTCAAAATGCTCGTCCAATTTAATGTGGCTTCCTGGCACTGTAAGTGCAACAAGTTTTTGAAGATTAACGGTGGCTGGCAAGGAAGACAAAGGAAACTCATTCCAATCAATTAACCTTAACTCATTTGGAAGATATTTAACATCTTCACAAATTAAATTACGAACAGTCAAGTATTTGAGTTTTTTCATCCTTCCAAAATCTATTTGCATGTTTCTTGGTTGTGAGAAGCACAATGTTATGCCTTCAACTTCTTCTAATCCCTAAATGGACAAAGAATTACAATAATTACattatacaacaaaatttacaattattaagttgtaaacaaaataaatgtggataaagttatattttcttcagcattaaatgaaaaaaaaaaaacaaagaaatgagaaaaatattcaCTACAAAAATACATATGCttggtgagaaaaaaagaatagataaatcaaaataatttataccTTATCTGGTAGTTCGGAAGCATCATCATAACAGAATAACCTTTTATGTTTCTTTGATACTTCTAATTCTTGTTTGATAATTTCCAAACCCATTTGTTGTATCAAGTCATGCATCGATAATTTGCGGTCTTCATCAACAAATATGAGAGACTTATCTTTAAGTATTTCAATATCATAATATGGGTCATAAGAATTACAACTTTCTAATATATGCTCGACAACATCCTTGCGTAATCCCTTGAGAAAACATGCAATATCAAGGAAAATATGCCGTTGAGTTTGGTCCAATCCATCATAACTTATTTTGAGTACTTCTAGAATATTTGGATTAAGAATTCTTTTGTACTTATCTAATGCACTTTCCCAACAGCGTATATCATCTCTTGGATACAAATCAGAGCCTATTATTTTCAAAGCTAATGGAAGACCTTTGGCGTAGCTTATAAATAGGTCTACGAGTTCTGAATAACCTTCCTTAGGCTTGTTTTCTTTGAATGCATGTTGACAAAAGAGCTCACGAGATTCATGTTTATCTAATTCCATGAGCCTGTAGTTATAGTAGGTTAAATGATAATCTTCTTGAAGAgtagataataatttttcatctcttgttgtgataataattcTACTTCCAGAAGCAAAACGCCTGCATTCACCAAGCAAATCTGTTACTTGAATTAATTTGTCCACATCATCAAGAATTATAAGAATTCTTTTGTGCTGAGGCATTTCCATTCtcatattgattattttaattgcACCAAGCTCCTTCAAAGCTCCACCTCCTAAGATCTCAGAATAAAGTGCCTCTCTTAATTGGCGTTTTCCATCATCTGTTCTTGAGTTTTCTTTAACATTCCCTAGAAAGCTGCTTCCTTCAAAACGATATGCAATTAAATCATAAATAGCTTTTGCAATTGTTGTCTTACCTATTCCAGGAAGGCCATGGATCACTACCATACGCACATCATTTGAATCAATATCTAAAAGACAATTTATATCCTCCACACGGGAATCTATTCCAACGGGGTATTTAACAtcaaatatttttgtataatttaatttaactcTTGAGATCACTtcaaaaacttctttgataagTGTATATTGAGGGTAGCTGCCAATTGCAAAGCATTAAAAACTTGTTAGAAAATAGAATATAAAGATGaactaaaattcaaaatgtTTAGCTTGTGTACTATGACTGAAATATTGTTAATACAAGTTAATGGCAAGTAACTCATAGATCTAAGAACTATTAGTATGAACCATTTTTCCCTCAactagaaaatcaaattttggcTTTTAGCACGAAGACTCGTGAAAAACTGGTTAGGTAAGGAAACTAGCTTCTTGAATATCCACTTCTAATTGACAAACACTAGCTTGAATGCATTCATTAAGATATTTTAGGGATCGAAGTTTGGTAAACATTATATGGGTGTGTAGTGAATTTATAATGGGTCCCAAGACCCTCCATTacattaaagtaaaaaaaaaaaaaaaacctaaaattgtAGAATgataattgattttctttttcaaagggaaaaaaatagttttgcattttttcacCAATTCCAAAAAGGCCACAAAATATTAAACCATAGAAATCTAACTCAATTAAAACCTTAAATtgcttgacaaaaaaaaaatgttatgagcGTGATGAATAATTATTGATAAGTTAATAAAACCTAAATACAAAATCTTAATAAgcaattttgcatctaaaaaaaaattaaacaatatatatatataatatagaaagATGAAtaagtaatatttaattaatattgaaatattaaaaaaaaccttaaagaCCTCAAAATATATAGAGCTGCCTGAAGTGAGAAAATCTTATAATTAATTGATAAGATAATCAGTTATACGTGCTTACCTTTCTATCTAGCCTAACTAGCACATTATTAAAAGATATgaactttcaaattttcaaaaaataaggcaaaaaaTAAGACTTCGCTTGAGAGTTGTTTAAcgttaaaattttttggtgaTAACAAAAATAGTGATAGAATGCATACTCTTTTGTGCAATGCCATCCACCTATATTACCGGCTTCATGTAGAGCCATCCTCCATTTTTGCACTTCCATTTTATCGTTGAACTTTGTTTCATGTTCTGTCAAAGCTTCTTCAAACTTTCCCTTTTGCTTTCGTACTTCTGATGGATCCACCATATAAAAAATTGGTAGCACAATTTGGCCTTTCTTTTCACACTCAAGAATTTTGACAAGTTCTTGCAAACACCAAGTGGAAAATGCGTAGTTTTCAGAGAATACAATGATTGAAATTCTTGAACTTTCAATGGCTTCAAAAAGTttgtctaaaatttttttacccCTTAAGTGCTCGTCATCAAGGAAGATCTTGATACCATGATGATTCAAAATGCCTCTCAAAATATTCGTAAAATGATTGCGGGTATCCTTACCTCCAAAACTCACGAATACATCATATTTACACTGATGGGTGAAAGAGGAAAAAGAGTTTCctttgttgattggaaaagcCATGGTGATTTGGATAGACAGTAAAACAGATTTAAAAGGAAGAGGAGAGTTTAAGTGATGAAATTGGAATCGCAAGAGTTTAAGTGAGAGTTTTCTAAATggatttttgagagagagagagagagagagagagaatgggaaTGGCAGAGTAAAGGAATTGAATGTTAGTTGAGTTCTTGTGACTGTGAGGTCATAAGACTATGTTAGTCTATTATGAAAATACTAGTGGTGAGAGTTGGTGGCCCAAACACGGAGAAGACTTGTTATCTAATGTGAAAATGCTAATTGGAAAATTGCTTACCATTCATTTTCAAACTTGGGACCCGaaagaaaagtggagagaaattTCTTGGATACGCGCTTATTTTTGGAGTGTAGTGTGTTACCATTCATGCATTCTGAATTCGTATTCAaagtttcctttttctttctttctctttcctctctctcccctttCTTCGAaatttccttttccttcttttctctccctccatCACCATCATCTCTctatccctttttctttttcatttttcttttttaatctcttcttttatatatatatatatatatatatatatatatatatatatatatatatatatatgtgtgtgtgtgtgtgttttaatattttctttctttctctgtttcttcTAGGATCTCGCTCGTTCTCACGCGTTTAATATTTATCTCTACTATATTAAACGCGAGAAgtagacaaaaaagaaaaagaagcattaAATTTGTGTatttaaattaatcaatataagtatattgaatttaattagaaaaatattacaaattttattacataacttTTATAAATTGAAGTTGTAATGAGTgtaattaataaatttcaagaacataataaacaaatatatgattttttttggtgacatatcaaattagaaaaattgtaaaataaatctTGTAAtgtctttcgtttaattctattttgaaaataacaCTATCTGTGTATTATCATATAtgtgaaaataatttaaaaaaaaaggtaagttttgttgataatttattattgaaatttcaATGTACTAAAAAAACAATCAACACACTGCCAACTACTCCCATACATTATCTCATCctcatttatttactttttttttttccgccaAATTGTTAGAGTTGCAATACACAATAAATTGGTA comes from Castanea sativa cultivar Marrone di Chiusa Pesio chromosome 3, ASM4071231v1 and encodes:
- the LOC142629588 gene encoding TMV resistance protein N-like, with product MAFPINKGNSFSSFTHQCKYDVFVSFGGKDTRNHFTNILRGILNHHGIKIFLDDEHLRGKKILDKLFEAIESSRISIIVFSENYAFSTWCLQELVKILECEKKGQIVLPIFYMVDPSEVRKQKGKFEEALTEHETKFNDKMEVQKWRMALHEAGNIGGWHCTKDYPQYTLIKEVFEVISRVKLNYTKIFDVKYPVGIDSRVEDINCLLDIDSNDVRMVVIHGLPGIGKTTIAKAIYDLIAYRFEGSSFLGNVKENSRTDDGKRQLREALYSEILGGGALKELGAIKIINMRMEMPQHKRILIILDDVDKLIQVTDLLGECRRFASGSRIIITTRDEKLLSTLQEDYHLTYYNYRLMELDKHESRELFCQHAFKENKPKEGYSELVDLFISYAKGLPLALKIIGSDLYPRDDIRCWESALDKYKRILNPNILEVLKISYDGLDQTQRHIFLDIACFLKGLRKDVVEHILESCNSYDPYYDIEILKDKSLIFVDEDRKLSMHDLIQQMGLEIIKQELEVSKKHKRLFCYDDASELPDKGLEEVEGITLCFSQPRNMQIDFGRMKKLKYLTVRNLICEDVKYLPNELRLIDWNEFPLSSLPATVNLQKLVALTVPGSHIKLDEHFERCRLTALKYMDFSDCQNITKLPDLSVIAPNIKRLELDRCENLVEIHQSVGLLEALEFWSLANCKNLKMIPRNLKLKSLQFFYLPGCESLWKFPNIGQSTERLALPPSIGNLTSLQDLIIGTKYLNDLPSCFSTLPNLNFLCMIHFEYFPKNLDIPDCFPKLEVIGVMDSNITTLPDISSRFPQLTSLYISNCCNLQKIPRLPSCMDRVEVTGCKSLDSQSSRRLLRQFAEKVGLPRNIVCPRGSSHRDYASETDFPHKKGFSFKIDGEVLIQGSKIPKWFNHQIGGSSISFSVSRKLLPSFAFCVVIQVQSKERYRYSPSGYYAINIFVDGYKGLHSKTRYIFTRIPPSSSYSYLWVFYIRDSSLEGIILNEGTEVKLQFEFSNNEPEKAEITVEKCGVHVACTCSPQNSAADKVACIRIHERLKVSFDERLKIFLS